Within the Desulfotignum phosphitoxidans DSM 13687 genome, the region TTGCTGTTCGGAGGTATCGGATTTGTGGATGATTTTCTCATGCAGGTTAAAAAACGGAACATGGGATTCACGGCCAAAGGCAAATTCATCATTCAGATCGCCTGCGGACTGGTGATCAGTCTGCTCATTTTTCTGAGCCCGGACTTTACCACCACCTTGACCGTGCCGTTTTTCAAGGATTTTTCACCGGACTTGGGCTTCTGGTATATTCCATTCGCCTGTCTGGTCATTGTCGGTGCGTCCAACGCCGTGAACCTGACGGACGGGCTGGATGGACTGGCCATCGGGCCGGTGATCGTGGCCTCAGTCACATATATGTTTTTTGCCTATGTGGCCGGTCACATTCAGATTGCTGAATACCTGCATGTGCGCCATATCACCTCGGCCGGAGAAATTTCCGTGATCTGCGCCATTCTGGCCGGTGCCGGCATGGGGTTTTTATGGTTCAACGCCCACCCGGCCCAGATTTTTATGGGGGATTCCGGTTCTCTGCCTTTGGGCGCGATTCTGGGCGCCATTGCCGTGGTGGTGAAACAGGAAATACTGCTGCTCATTGTGGGCGGGCTGTTTGTCATGGAAGCCCTGTCCGTGATTATTCAAGTGGGATATTTTAAACTGACCAAAGGAAAACGGATCTTCAGAATGGCCCCTTTGCACCACCATTTTGAACTCAAAGGCTGGCATGAATCCAAAGTGATCGTCCGGTTCTGGATCATTGCCATCACCCTGGCTATTTTATCTTTAGGCACGTTGAAAATAAGGTGAACAAAATCATGCAGTTGCCCCGGACATCCTACATACTGATCTGCGGTTTGGGCCGATCCGGCATGGCCATGGCAAAGTTTCTGGCTGCCCGAGGATATACGGTCAAGGCCACGGACTCAGATGCCGCCAAAAATGTCCATGCAATTGAACTACACGAGCTGGGCATTGACACCCGGAT harbors:
- the mraY gene encoding phospho-N-acetylmuramoyl-pentapeptide-transferase, with protein sequence MFYEFLYPLHDQLSFLNIFRYITFRTIYGGLSAFLICFFLGPWVIRKLAAMQIGQMIQTDGPQTHLGKQGTPTMGGILILFSVFTATIFWGNLTNHYIFILLLTLLLFGGIGFVDDFLMQVKKRNMGFTAKGKFIIQIACGLVISLLIFLSPDFTTTLTVPFFKDFSPDLGFWYIPFACLVIVGASNAVNLTDGLDGLAIGPVIVASVTYMFFAYVAGHIQIAEYLHVRHITSAGEISVICAILAGAGMGFLWFNAHPAQIFMGDSGSLPLGAILGAIAVVVKQEILLLIVGGLFVMEALSVIIQVGYFKLTKGKRIFRMAPLHHHFELKGWHESKVIVRFWIIAITLAILSLGTLKIR